A single genomic interval of Candidatus Methylomirabilota bacterium harbors:
- the lexA gene encoding transcriptional repressor LexA: MKELTERQRQVLDFIRSFGERHGVPPTVREIGERFRFTARAAFDHLRALERKGMLERRVTGKRASRTLVLPAQKGARRGEPSGIPVMGRIAAGTPITAVENQEDTLPLRPDWLPTGGSDVFALRVQGDSMIDAHIMSGDLVVVRKQETAGSGDIVAALLDGEATVKRFAREGGTVVLRPEHPTMKPIVVEPGRGDFRILGKVVGVVRQM, encoded by the coding sequence GTGAAAGAGCTGACGGAGCGGCAGCGTCAGGTGCTCGACTTCATCCGCAGCTTCGGCGAGCGACACGGCGTGCCGCCGACGGTGCGGGAGATCGGCGAGAGGTTCCGCTTCACGGCCCGGGCCGCGTTCGATCATCTCCGCGCGCTCGAGCGCAAGGGCATGCTCGAGCGCCGGGTCACCGGGAAGCGGGCGTCGCGGACGCTCGTGCTGCCGGCGCAGAAGGGCGCTCGGCGCGGGGAGCCTTCGGGCATCCCGGTCATGGGTCGCATCGCGGCGGGTACGCCGATCACCGCGGTCGAGAACCAGGAGGATACCCTCCCGCTCCGGCCCGACTGGCTTCCCACCGGCGGCTCGGACGTCTTCGCCCTGCGCGTCCAGGGTGACAGCATGATCGACGCGCACATCATGAGCGGCGACCTGGTCGTCGTGCGGAAGCAGGAGACGGCGGGCAGCGGCGATATCGTGGCGGCCCTGCTGGATGGGGAAGCCACGGTCAAGCGGTTCGCCCGGGAGGGTGGAACGGTGGTGCTGCGCCCGGAGCATCCCACCATGAAGCCGATCGTGGTGGAGCCGGGTCGCGGCGACTTCCGGATCCTGGGCAAGGTGGTCGGTGTCGTGCGGCAGATGTGA
- the tatB gene encoding Sec-independent protein translocase protein TatB, which translates to MFDIGLQELVLIFVIALLVFGPKNLPQLGKSLGRAMREFRKASDEFRSTIETNLKINEIDPVPDLTPITTPPEAVPVPTAEALPDSVPNPYDTPAVPVQEGEPYLAQRAGKLFHGRDCSWARRIPEPERVYFKRVAEAREAGYSTCPVCEPWEPAG; encoded by the coding sequence ATGTTCGACATCGGTCTGCAGGAGCTGGTCCTCATCTTCGTCATCGCGTTGCTCGTCTTCGGGCCCAAGAATCTCCCGCAGCTGGGCAAGTCGCTGGGCCGGGCGATGCGGGAGTTCCGGAAGGCCAGCGACGAGTTCCGCTCGACCATCGAAACCAACCTGAAGATCAACGAGATCGACCCGGTGCCCGACCTCACCCCGATCACGACCCCGCCGGAAGCCGTGCCGGTGCCGACCGCCGAAGCGCTGCCCGACTCGGTCCCGAACCCGTATGACACGCCGGCCGTACCGGTTCAGGAAGGCGAGCCCTACCTGGCGCAGCGGGCCGGCAAGCTCTTCCACGGGCGGGACTGCAGCTGGGCTCGACGGATTCCGGAGCCGGAGCGGGTGTACTTCAAGCGGGTGGCCGAAGCCCGGGAGGCCGGGTATTCGACGTGTCCCGTGTGCGAGCCCTGGGAGCCGGCCGGGTAG